The Micromonospora sp. WMMD961 genome has a segment encoding these proteins:
- a CDS encoding permease prefix domain 1-containing protein codes for MNTLTDRYLAATLRSVPAPRRDEIASELRASIDDMIEGRTDGGQDATTAEREVLTELGNPDVLAARYADRRLQLIGPTYYLLWLRLLKLLLSFIPAIVGTIVTIVKATEGQGFGAIGPGLVVAMQVAVQITFWLTLTFAIIERTQTAVDLPEWTVDQLPDAPARRGIPLADTIASVIMLLLTIGYLPFQHYQSWVRGTDGENIPILDPALWSFWLPALIVVLVASVVFEIVKYRIGRWTWPLFAVKALLSLAFAVPLVWLALSDRLLNPALAERLSWVAEAGNRDSLGLAIALITAAIVIWDVIDTARKTRQQTA; via the coding sequence ATGAACACCCTGACCGACCGCTACCTCGCCGCCACCCTGCGCTCGGTGCCCGCTCCGCGCCGCGACGAGATCGCCAGCGAGCTGCGCGCCTCCATCGACGACATGATCGAGGGGCGGACCGACGGCGGCCAGGACGCCACCACCGCCGAGCGGGAGGTGCTCACCGAGCTGGGCAACCCCGACGTGCTGGCCGCCCGGTACGCCGACCGTCGACTGCAACTCATCGGCCCCACCTACTACCTGCTCTGGCTGCGGCTACTGAAGCTGCTGCTGAGCTTCATCCCGGCGATCGTCGGCACGATCGTCACCATCGTGAAAGCCACCGAAGGACAGGGTTTCGGCGCCATCGGACCCGGCCTCGTGGTGGCCATGCAGGTGGCCGTGCAGATCACCTTCTGGCTCACCCTGACCTTCGCCATCATCGAGCGCACCCAGACGGCCGTGGACCTGCCGGAGTGGACAGTCGACCAACTGCCCGACGCCCCGGCGCGTCGGGGCATCCCCCTCGCCGACACCATCGCGTCCGTGATCATGCTGCTGCTGACCATCGGCTACCTGCCGTTCCAGCACTACCAGTCCTGGGTCAGGGGCACCGACGGCGAGAACATCCCGATCCTCGACCCGGCCCTCTGGTCGTTCTGGCTGCCAGCGTTGATCGTGGTGCTGGTCGCCAGCGTGGTGTTCGAGATCGTCAAGTACCGGATCGGGCGCTGGACCTGGCCCCTGTTCGCCGTCAAGGCGCTGCTCAGCCTGGCCTTCGCGGTGCCGCTGGTGTGGCTGGCACTCTCCGACCGACTGCTCAACCCGGCCCTTGCCGAGCGGCTGAGCTGGGTGGCGGAGGCGGGCAACCGGGACTCCCTCGGCCTGGCCATCGCGCTGATCACCGCCGCGATCGTGATCTGGGACGTGATCGACACCGCCCGCAAGACGCGCCAGCAGACGGCGTAA
- a CDS encoding GNAT family N-acetyltransferase, producing MEHGETVARFRRAGSGGREGDAPHLTGPLHARSLETPRLLLRRWHSDDLDGFAAVNAQPEVMRYIHDGRTLDRAATAERLATYRRHWDERGFGLYAVEIRETGELAGFTGLAVPTFLPEIMPAVEIGWRLGRAYWGRGLATEAAQAVVAHARAELDLRRLVSIHVVGNEASARVMIKLGMSLERETVQPDTGRRVRVYAMDL from the coding sequence ATGGAGCACGGTGAGACTGTCGCGCGGTTCCGTCGGGCTGGATCGGGCGGGCGCGAAGGGGACGCGCCTCACCTGACAGGCCCTCTTCATGCCCGGTCCCTGGAGACTCCGCGGCTGCTGCTGCGCCGCTGGCACAGCGATGATCTGGACGGGTTCGCCGCCGTCAACGCGCAACCCGAGGTGATGCGCTACATCCATGACGGCCGCACCCTGGACCGGGCCGCGACCGCGGAGCGTCTGGCCACCTACCGGCGGCACTGGGACGAGCGGGGCTTCGGCCTGTACGCGGTGGAGATCAGAGAGACGGGCGAGCTGGCCGGTTTCACCGGACTGGCGGTGCCGACCTTCCTGCCCGAGATCATGCCGGCGGTGGAGATCGGCTGGCGGCTCGGCCGCGCGTACTGGGGCCGGGGTCTGGCCACCGAGGCGGCCCAGGCGGTCGTCGCCCACGCTCGTGCCGAGCTCGACCTGCGGCGACTGGTCAGCATCCACGTCGTCGGCAACGAGGCGTCCGCGCGGGTGATGATCAAGCTGGGGATGTCGCTGGAGCGCGAGACCGTACAGCCGGACACCGGCCGCCGGGTCCGGGTCTACGCGATGGACCTCTGA
- the dnaE gene encoding DNA polymerase III subunit alpha yields the protein MADSFAHLHVHTEYSMLDGAARLKDLFAEANRLGMSAVAITDHGNMHGANDFYNQAMAAGITPILGVEAYVAPESRYHKARVKWGRPEQKSDDISGNGAITHKTMWAKNAQGLKNLFTLNSRASIEGHYVKWPRMDMELIAEHAEGIMATTGCPSGAVQTRLRLGQFDEALKVAASYQDIFGKDNYFLEIMDHGLSIESRVREGLTEIARKLDIPPVVTNDSHYTHEAQATAHDVLLCVQTGSNIDDPNRFRFEGGGYFIKSADQMRAVDSSELWQEGCRNTLLVAEKVDPKGMFEFHNLMPRFPVPEGETEESWFRKETFAGLGRRYPNGIPEGHVVQAEYELGVINQMGFPSYFLVVADFIQWAKSQGISVGPGRGSAAGSLVAYALGITDLDPIQHGLIFERFLNPERVSMPDVDIDFDERRRGEVIKYVTDKWGEDKVAQIATFGTIKAKAAIKDSARVLGYPYAVGDRITKAMPPAVMGKDIPLTGIFDTKHPRYAEAGEIRGLYDSDPDVRKVIDTAKGIEGLIRQTGVHAAGVIMSAEPIIEHIPLMRRDADGAIITQFDYPTCESLGLLKMDFLGLRNLTIIDDAVKNIELNHGLKLDLLALPLDDPAAYELLARGDTLGVFQLDGGPMRSLLRLMKPDNFEDISAVLALYRPGPMGVDSHTNYALRKNGLQEITPIHPELEEPLREILAPTHGLIVYQEQVQRAAQILAGYSLGQADLLRRAMGKKKKEILDKEFIPFRDGCRERGYSDEAIQAVWDVLVPFAGYAFNKAHSAAYGLVSYWTAYLKAHYPAEYMAGLLTSVGDDKDKMALYLSECRRMRIQVLPPDVNTSAGPFTPVGKDIRFGLAAVRNVGANVVASIMRCRDEKGDYADFYDFLSKVDAVVCNKKTIESLIKAGAFDSLGHPRKGLLAVHADAIDAYADVKRKEAVGQYDLFGAGFGDADTGSTTVMPVIGDSEWDKRDKLAFEREMLGLYVSDHPLFGLEHILGAAADTTIAALAEEGAVPDGAVVTLAGILSGVQRRVTKQGRAWASATLEDLAGGVEALFFPNTYEVIGQYIAEDAIVVVKGRVDRRDDTPRIMAMDMSMPDVSTSATNKPVTLTIPVHRCTPPLMEKLKETLVLHPGDTEVHVKLLNGGRTTTLRLGPFRVAATTALMGDLKSVLGPANVS from the coding sequence ATGGCCGATTCGTTCGCGCATCTGCACGTGCACACGGAATACTCGATGCTCGACGGAGCGGCCCGCCTGAAGGACCTGTTCGCCGAGGCCAACCGGCTCGGCATGTCCGCCGTGGCGATCACCGACCACGGCAACATGCACGGCGCGAACGACTTCTACAACCAGGCGATGGCCGCCGGGATCACCCCGATCCTGGGCGTCGAGGCGTACGTGGCGCCGGAGTCGCGCTATCACAAGGCGCGGGTCAAGTGGGGTCGGCCGGAGCAGAAGAGCGACGACATCTCCGGTAACGGCGCGATCACCCACAAGACCATGTGGGCGAAGAACGCGCAGGGCCTGAAGAACCTGTTCACCCTCAACTCGCGCGCGTCCATCGAGGGGCACTACGTCAAGTGGCCCCGGATGGACATGGAGCTGATCGCCGAGCACGCCGAGGGGATCATGGCCACCACCGGCTGCCCGTCCGGCGCGGTGCAGACCCGGCTGCGGCTGGGTCAGTTCGACGAGGCGCTCAAGGTCGCCGCCAGCTACCAGGACATCTTCGGCAAGGACAACTACTTCCTGGAGATCATGGATCACGGCCTCTCCATCGAGAGCCGGGTCCGCGAGGGGCTCACCGAGATCGCCCGCAAGCTGGACATCCCGCCGGTCGTCACCAACGACTCGCACTACACCCACGAGGCCCAGGCCACCGCCCACGACGTGCTGCTCTGCGTGCAGACCGGCAGCAACATCGACGACCCGAACCGGTTCCGGTTCGAGGGTGGCGGCTACTTCATCAAGAGCGCCGACCAGATGCGCGCGGTGGACTCGTCGGAGCTGTGGCAGGAGGGCTGCCGCAACACGCTGCTGGTCGCCGAGAAGGTCGACCCGAAGGGCATGTTCGAGTTCCACAACCTGATGCCGCGCTTCCCGGTCCCCGAGGGGGAGACCGAGGAATCCTGGTTCCGCAAGGAGACCTTCGCCGGCCTGGGCCGCCGCTACCCGAACGGCATCCCGGAGGGGCACGTCGTCCAGGCGGAGTACGAGCTGGGTGTCATCAACCAGATGGGTTTCCCGTCGTACTTCCTCGTGGTCGCCGACTTCATCCAGTGGGCCAAGAGTCAGGGCATCTCGGTGGGCCCGGGCCGTGGTTCGGCCGCCGGCTCCCTGGTCGCGTACGCGCTGGGCATCACCGACCTGGACCCGATCCAGCACGGCCTGATCTTCGAGCGGTTCCTGAACCCCGAGCGGGTCTCGATGCCGGATGTCGACATCGACTTCGACGAGCGTCGGCGCGGTGAGGTGATCAAGTACGTTACCGACAAGTGGGGTGAGGACAAGGTCGCCCAGATCGCCACCTTCGGCACGATCAAGGCGAAGGCCGCGATCAAGGACTCGGCCCGGGTCCTCGGTTACCCGTACGCGGTCGGCGACCGGATCACCAAGGCGATGCCCCCGGCGGTGATGGGCAAGGACATCCCGCTCACCGGCATCTTCGACACCAAGCACCCCCGGTACGCCGAGGCCGGCGAGATCCGTGGCCTGTACGACTCCGACCCGGACGTCCGCAAGGTGATCGACACCGCGAAGGGCATCGAGGGGTTGATCCGGCAGACCGGTGTGCACGCCGCCGGCGTCATCATGTCCGCCGAGCCGATCATCGAGCACATCCCGTTGATGCGCCGCGACGCCGACGGGGCGATCATCACGCAGTTCGACTACCCGACCTGCGAGTCGCTCGGCCTGCTGAAGATGGACTTCCTCGGCCTGCGCAACCTGACGATCATCGACGACGCGGTCAAGAACATCGAGCTGAACCACGGCCTCAAGCTCGACCTGCTGGCCCTTCCGCTGGACGACCCGGCCGCGTACGAGCTGCTGGCCCGCGGTGACACCCTGGGTGTGTTCCAGCTCGACGGTGGGCCGATGCGCTCACTGCTGCGGTTGATGAAGCCGGACAACTTCGAGGACATCTCCGCCGTCCTGGCCCTGTACCGGCCCGGCCCGATGGGCGTCGACTCGCACACCAACTACGCGCTGCGCAAGAACGGCCTCCAGGAGATCACGCCGATCCACCCGGAGCTGGAGGAGCCGCTGCGGGAGATCCTGGCACCCACCCACGGCCTGATCGTCTACCAGGAGCAGGTGCAGCGCGCCGCGCAGATCCTCGCCGGCTACAGCCTCGGTCAGGCGGACCTGCTGCGCCGGGCCATGGGTAAGAAGAAGAAGGAGATCCTCGACAAGGAGTTCATCCCGTTCCGGGACGGCTGCCGCGAGCGCGGCTACTCCGACGAGGCGATCCAGGCGGTGTGGGACGTCCTGGTGCCGTTCGCCGGGTACGCCTTCAACAAGGCGCACTCCGCCGCGTACGGTCTGGTCTCCTACTGGACGGCGTACCTGAAGGCGCACTACCCGGCCGAGTACATGGCCGGGCTGCTGACCTCCGTCGGTGACGACAAGGACAAGATGGCGCTCTACCTGTCCGAGTGTCGCCGGATGCGCATCCAGGTGCTGCCGCCGGACGTGAACACCTCGGCCGGGCCGTTCACCCCGGTCGGCAAGGACATCCGTTTCGGCCTGGCCGCCGTCCGCAACGTCGGCGCGAACGTGGTCGCCTCGATCATGCGCTGCCGCGACGAGAAGGGCGACTACGCCGACTTCTACGACTTCCTGTCCAAGGTGGACGCGGTGGTCTGCAACAAGAAGACCATCGAATCCCTGATCAAGGCAGGCGCGTTCGACTCCCTCGGCCATCCCCGCAAGGGGCTGCTCGCGGTGCACGCCGACGCCATCGACGCGTACGCCGACGTCAAGCGCAAGGAGGCGGTCGGCCAGTACGACCTGTTCGGCGCGGGCTTCGGTGACGCCGACACCGGCAGTACGACGGTGATGCCGGTCATCGGTGACAGCGAGTGGGACAAGCGCGACAAGTTGGCCTTCGAGCGGGAGATGCTCGGCCTGTACGTCTCCGACCACCCGCTGTTCGGCCTGGAGCACATCCTCGGCGCGGCGGCCGACACCACCATCGCCGCCCTGGCCGAGGAGGGCGCGGTGCCCGACGGGGCGGTGGTCACCCTCGCCGGCATCCTCTCCGGGGTGCAGCGCCGGGTCACCAAGCAGGGCCGCGCCTGGGCGTCGGCCACCCTGGAGGATCTGGCCGGTGGGGTGGAGGCGCTGTTCTTCCCCAACACCTACGAGGTGATCGGGCAGTACATCGCCGAGGACGCCATCGTGGTGGTCAAGGGTCGGGTGGACCGCCGCGACGACACCCCCCGGATCATGGCGATGGACATGTCCATGCCGGACGTCAGCACCAGCGCCACCAACAAGCCGGTCACCCTCACCATCCCGGTGCACCGCTGCACGCCGCCGCTGATGGAGAAGCTCAAGGAAACCCTGGTGCTGCACCCCGGCGACACCGAGGTGCACGTCAAACTCCTCAACGGCGGGCGCACCACCACCCTGCGGCTGGGCCCGTTCCGGGTGGCGGCGACGACCGCGCTGATGGGTGACCTGAAGAGCGTCCTCGGCCCGGCCAACGTGAGCTGA
- a CDS encoding PadR family transcriptional regulator gives MVSEDVLRTHLQELRRGTVVVASLVALRRPDYGYALLQRLTEHGFPVDANTLYPLLRRLEDQGLLTSEWNTEESRPRKFYRTSDEGESMLSRLLDDLAAVQTSVTGLIQGVDR, from the coding sequence ATGGTTAGCGAGGACGTTCTACGGACGCACCTACAGGAGTTGCGTCGAGGCACCGTCGTGGTGGCCAGCCTGGTCGCGCTACGCCGACCCGACTACGGCTACGCACTGCTGCAACGGCTCACCGAACACGGCTTCCCGGTGGACGCCAACACCCTCTATCCGCTGCTGCGCCGCCTGGAGGACCAGGGGCTGCTGACCAGCGAGTGGAACACCGAGGAGAGCCGGCCGCGCAAGTTCTACCGGACCAGCGACGAGGGCGAGTCGATGCTGAGCCGGCTCCTCGACGACCTCGCCGCCGTGCAGACCTCCGTCACCGGGCTGATCCAAGGAGTGGACCGATGA
- a CDS encoding L-threonylcarbamoyladenylate synthase has translation MARYYDVHPENPQPRIIGQVADLIRGGGLVAYPTDSCYAFGIQLGNQDGLDRIRQIRHLDDRHHFTLVCRDFAQLGQFVQISNAVFRLVKASTPGSYTFILPATREVPRRMLHPRKRTVGVRVPRHTVTQALLAELAEPLVSSTLVLPGDDEPMTQGWEIKERLDHQLDAVLDAGDCGKEPTTVIDLSGSEPEILRRGAGDVSRFE, from the coding sequence ATGGCGAGGTACTACGACGTGCACCCGGAGAACCCGCAGCCCCGGATCATCGGCCAGGTCGCCGACCTGATCCGCGGTGGAGGGCTGGTCGCCTATCCGACGGATTCCTGTTACGCGTTCGGCATCCAGCTGGGCAACCAGGACGGGTTGGACCGGATCCGGCAGATCCGCCACCTCGACGACAGGCACCACTTCACCCTGGTCTGCCGCGACTTCGCGCAGCTCGGCCAGTTCGTCCAGATCAGCAATGCGGTGTTCCGACTGGTCAAGGCGTCCACCCCGGGCAGTTACACGTTCATCCTGCCGGCCACCCGTGAGGTGCCCCGCCGGATGCTGCACCCCAGAAAGCGCACAGTCGGTGTCCGCGTACCCCGGCACACGGTGACCCAGGCGCTGCTGGCCGAGCTGGCCGAGCCGCTGGTGTCGAGCACGCTTGTGCTTCCCGGCGACGACGAGCCGATGACCCAGGGCTGGGAGATCAAGGAACGGCTCGACCACCAGCTCGACGCGGTGCTGGACGCCGGCGACTGCGGCAAGGAGCCGACGACGGTGATCGACCTGTCCGGGTCGGAGCCGGAGATCCTGCGCCGGGGCGCGGGAGACGTGTCCCGCTTCGAGTAG